Proteins encoded together in one Drosophila gunungcola strain Sukarami chromosome 2R unlocalized genomic scaffold, Dgunungcola_SK_2 000013F, whole genome shotgun sequence window:
- the LOC128256290 gene encoding succinate dehydrogenase assembly factor 2-B, mitochondrial, producing the protein MLRQILLTTLGRRMALPSIAQNRLASNLDKTEYTTPGEIVDYDDPTHLPVPEYPVRLDEPLETRKQRLLYQSRKRGMLENDLLLSTFVAKHLKDFNADQTAEYDQLINGVSNDWDIFYWATETKPTPPQFDTEIMRLLKEHVKNHEKVQRIRQPDL; encoded by the exons ATGTTGCGGCAAATTCTG TTAACCACATTGGGGCGTCGAATGGCATTGCCTTCAATCGCTCAAAATCGTTTGGCCAGCAATTTGGACAAAACGGAGTACACAACTCCGGGGGAAATTGTTGATTACGATGATCCCACGCATTTGCCAGTTCCGGAATATCCTGTCCGTTTGGATGAGCCCCTCGAAACCCGAAAGCAGCG CCTTTTGTATCAGAGCCGAAAGCGTGGAATGCTGGAAAACGATCTTCTGCTGAGCACTTTTGTGGCCAAGCACCTGAAGGATTTCAATGCCGATCAGACCGCCGAATACGATCAGCTAATTAATGGCGTGAGCAACGATTGGGACATCTTCTACTGGGCCACCGAAACAAAGCCCACGCCCCCGCAATTCGATACGGAGATAATGCGGCTGCTTAAGGAGCACGTGAAGAACCACGAGAAGGTCCAAAGGATCAGACAGCCGGATCTGTAG